From one Nocardioides sp. Kera G14 genomic stretch:
- a CDS encoding RidA family protein, which produces MAERTSIHLAGFSHVNPIPAASRIGPFLATGALTGRDPETGEMPADADTQFANVFGHVRALMAEVGGSTDDILKMTFHLTDPDDREALNREWLATFPDPESRPARQAIAARLDRGAVVHCDLLAVLSN; this is translated from the coding sequence ATGGCCGAACGCACCAGCATCCATCTCGCCGGGTTCTCCCACGTGAACCCGATCCCGGCGGCCAGCCGGATCGGTCCCTTCCTCGCGACCGGCGCCCTCACCGGGCGCGACCCGGAGACCGGCGAGATGCCGGCCGACGCGGACACCCAGTTCGCGAACGTGTTCGGGCACGTCCGTGCACTGATGGCCGAGGTCGGCGGCAGCACCGACGACATCCTCAAGATGACGTTCCACCTCACCGACCCCGACGATCGCGAGGCGCTCAACCGCGAGTGGCTCGCGACCTTCCCCGATCCCGAGAGCCGGCCCGCGCGCCAGGCGATCGCGGCGCGCCTCGACCGCGGCGCCGTCGTGCACTGCGACCTGCTCGCCGTGCTCAGCAACTGA
- a CDS encoding nuclear transport factor 2 family protein gives MSAVVLADEATRAEILAVEERRQQALLDLDLDTLSDLYDDSLIHTHAPGLTHTKAQLLEHVATRAPYKGATRGELTIRLIGDVAIMTGRLTNRLGSPDGSERTVAGQVIQVLRRCEDGKWRFVSFQMTPDGEHVWKPIAGEAEDLARRTEENQS, from the coding sequence ATGAGCGCTGTCGTCCTCGCGGACGAGGCCACCCGCGCGGAGATCCTCGCGGTGGAGGAGCGCCGTCAGCAGGCGCTGCTCGACCTGGACCTCGACACCCTGAGCGACCTCTACGACGACTCACTGATCCACACGCACGCGCCCGGCCTGACCCACACGAAGGCGCAGTTGCTCGAACATGTGGCCACCCGGGCGCCGTACAAGGGCGCGACCCGCGGCGAGCTGACCATCCGCCTCATCGGAGACGTCGCGATCATGACCGGCCGGCTCACCAACCGGCTCGGCAGTCCTGACGGCTCCGAGCGCACGGTCGCCGGGCAGGTCATCCAGGTCCTTCGCCGCTGCGAGGACGGGAAGTGGCGCTTCGTCAGCTTCCAGATGACGCCCGACGGCGAGCACGTGTGGAAGCCCATTGCCGGCGAGGCCGAGGATCTCGCCCGCCGTACCGAGGAGAATCAGTCATGA
- a CDS encoding sugar ABC transporter substrate-binding protein, with product MTSTTTPVAWKRMRNWAFATGLALSGVALSACGSSSDDAGSDSSTTAAASSSTDTSTGSDALADLTKPLDAYPVPTDAVDAKALSGKTIYYIPISQQAPQFSITAKGLTAAAAKVGAKVQVCDGKGTPTDIGACVGQATSAKAAAIIVDAIPYGLAANGLDAAQKAGIPVIVGNNIPDEAHPASKTLAYVGPEAGGDMEKALARFVIADSDGKANLLINADTDGPSPLAWVKEGQQIFDDECPDCKVATNNVSSANFNLVVPSTSSALLKDPNITYVQSQYEQFLQPTQTAIQQASRTGIKVLDGAAGIASVKAVEAGTLVATAGQASTYQGWVYLDAVARLTAGSAVPDYTIPVRLFTKDTLGDTKVTEAAQDSGEWFGPTTFTDDFAKLWGVA from the coding sequence ATGACCAGCACCACCACCCCTGTCGCCTGGAAGCGCATGCGCAACTGGGCCTTCGCCACCGGTCTCGCCCTCTCGGGCGTCGCGCTGTCCGCCTGCGGCAGCAGCTCCGACGACGCCGGCTCCGACTCCTCGACGACGGCGGCCGCCTCGTCGAGCACCGACACCTCGACCGGCTCCGACGCGCTGGCCGACCTGACGAAGCCGCTGGACGCCTACCCCGTCCCGACCGACGCCGTGGACGCCAAGGCCCTGTCCGGCAAGACGATCTACTACATCCCGATCAGTCAGCAGGCGCCGCAGTTCTCCATCACCGCGAAGGGCCTGACCGCGGCAGCGGCCAAGGTGGGTGCCAAGGTCCAGGTGTGTGACGGCAAGGGCACGCCGACCGACATCGGCGCCTGCGTCGGCCAGGCCACGTCGGCGAAGGCCGCCGCCATCATCGTGGACGCGATCCCGTATGGCCTCGCCGCCAACGGCCTCGATGCCGCACAGAAGGCCGGCATCCCGGTCATCGTGGGCAACAACATCCCCGACGAGGCCCACCCGGCCAGCAAGACGCTCGCGTACGTCGGCCCCGAAGCCGGTGGCGACATGGAGAAGGCTCTGGCCCGGTTCGTCATCGCGGACTCCGACGGCAAGGCGAACCTGCTGATCAACGCCGACACCGACGGCCCGTCGCCGCTCGCGTGGGTCAAGGAGGGCCAGCAGATCTTCGACGACGAGTGCCCCGACTGCAAGGTCGCCACCAACAACGTCTCGTCGGCCAACTTCAACCTCGTCGTGCCGTCGACCAGCTCGGCCCTGCTCAAGGACCCGAACATCACCTACGTCCAGTCGCAGTACGAGCAGTTCCTCCAGCCGACCCAGACGGCGATCCAGCAGGCCTCCCGCACCGGGATCAAGGTCCTCGACGGCGCCGCGGGCATCGCGAGCGTCAAGGCTGTCGAGGCCGGCACCCTCGTCGCCACCGCCGGTCAGGCCTCGACCTACCAGGGCTGGGTCTACCTGGACGCTGTCGCCCGCCTCACCGCCGGCTCGGCCGTCCCGGACTACACCATCCCGGTCCGCCTCTTCACCAAGGACACCTTGGGTGACACCAAGGTGACCGAGGCCGCTCAGGACTCCGGTGAGTGGTTCGGTCCGACCACCTTCACGGACGACTTCGCGAAGCTTTGGGGCGTCGCGTGA
- a CDS encoding DUF3500 domain-containing protein, with protein sequence MSTAPDEDIDGFFSTARTAGREEAVELADDSYRDHLYPTDDPKLADVRGMTYEEFAQDRYQAPFLRDLLSYWDGLYREPFVGLTSDGVVLEGLYSLPTEPTSYDGPARAAEQLVSLLTPGETDELCHPIDAPQWRAWSNPEFEVYRVGLRMEVLTDNKVDAILEILRASLSTEGFDRVTEAMALNGYLGKLCDLPTVMNDRSYWFSLFGTPDPLEPWGWQLFGHHVALNFVSVGGRHVIAPVFIGGEPALTDDGAHPPLFAAREQVALELASSWTEAQRAQAVVFDSVLDPAMPEGRLHPADERHVAGAFRDNRVVPYEGIRVAELDDAQQQLVRRIAEDFLLLLTEEQRALTLAEYDAQLSDTWFSWYGATDGSQPFYFRIQSPVIIAELDHHAGVWLSNRLPARFHVHTTLRHPNGNDYGKALIAQW encoded by the coding sequence ATGAGCACCGCACCTGACGAGGACATCGACGGCTTCTTCTCCACGGCCCGCACCGCGGGCCGGGAGGAGGCGGTCGAGCTTGCCGACGACTCCTACCGCGATCATCTCTACCCGACCGACGACCCGAAGCTGGCCGACGTCCGTGGGATGACCTACGAGGAGTTCGCGCAGGACCGATACCAGGCGCCGTTCCTGCGCGACCTGCTCTCCTACTGGGACGGCCTCTACCGAGAGCCGTTCGTCGGCCTGACCTCGGACGGTGTGGTGCTCGAGGGTCTCTACTCGCTCCCGACCGAGCCGACGTCGTACGACGGCCCGGCGCGAGCCGCGGAGCAGCTCGTCTCACTGCTGACGCCGGGTGAGACCGACGAGCTCTGCCACCCGATCGACGCCCCCCAGTGGCGCGCGTGGAGCAACCCGGAGTTCGAGGTCTACCGCGTCGGCCTGCGAATGGAGGTGCTGACCGACAACAAGGTCGACGCCATCCTCGAGATCCTGCGCGCCAGCCTCAGCACGGAGGGCTTCGACCGCGTCACCGAGGCGATGGCCCTCAACGGTTACCTCGGCAAGCTCTGCGACCTTCCGACGGTGATGAACGACCGCAGCTACTGGTTCTCCCTGTTCGGCACGCCCGATCCGCTGGAGCCGTGGGGCTGGCAGCTCTTCGGTCATCACGTGGCCCTGAACTTCGTCTCCGTCGGCGGTCGCCACGTGATCGCCCCCGTCTTCATCGGCGGCGAGCCGGCCCTCACCGACGACGGCGCCCACCCGCCGCTCTTCGCCGCCCGCGAGCAGGTCGCCCTCGAGCTGGCCTCGTCGTGGACCGAGGCGCAGCGCGCCCAAGCGGTCGTCTTCGACTCCGTGCTCGACCCGGCGATGCCCGAGGGCCGGCTCCACCCGGCCGATGAGCGGCACGTGGCGGGTGCCTTCCGGGACAACCGCGTCGTGCCCTATGAGGGCATCCGCGTCGCCGAGCTCGACGACGCCCAGCAGCAGCTGGTCCGCCGGATCGCCGAGGACTTCCTCCTGCTGTTGACCGAGGAGCAGCGGGCGCTCACGCTCGCCGAGTACGACGCCCAGCTCTCCGACACCTGGTTCAGCTGGTACGGCGCCACTGACGGCAGCCAGCCGTTCTACTTCCGGATCCAGAGCCCCGTGATCATCGCGGAACTGGACCACCACGCGGGTGTCTGGCTCAGCAACCGGCTGCCGGCGCGCTTCCACGTCCACACGACGCTGCGCCACCCGAACGGCAACGACTACGGCAAGGCGTTGATCGCTCAGTGGTGA
- a CDS encoding sugar ABC transporter ATP-binding protein: protein MSELHNRVPAGGASLPPGPRLAVEGINMTFGSARVLRNVSMDVRPGEIHALIGQNGSGKSTLAKILTGLYRPDAGSRVTVDGVDLQLPIRPDEARAAGVAVVHQSLGLVQDSTVLENTRLGRLTGSRFLRRIDWKAEAAATRAVFERLGPRQIPLDLKVKDLREDEKAVVAIARAVQDLTEGGGLIIFDESTRALGRESLERFFGLLDKIVSTGTAALLITHRLEEVVEAADRVTVLRDGEIVVAGKEVEGMTKSELAHLMLGREVEGLEHRTPASADTGAAPVVVDSLKGLEVRDLSLSVRPGEVVGLTGLSGSGHDDVPYLISGVSRAQGGTVTLPDRTVPLKDLSPAKAISSGIALVPEGRESAGLVGDMTVTENISFPQTCSVSSSGKVRPLKSGAEKALAADWIGRLDVRPPWPHAVVQNMSGGNQQKVLLAKWLATDPTLLVLHEPTQAVDVGARKTIVEAVREAAAQGRAVLVAGSDENELALLCDRVLVFNNGVVERELTGDITPKEIVDAIYTGGERTKLRQRQPTA, encoded by the coding sequence GTGAGCGAGCTCCACAACCGGGTCCCGGCGGGAGGCGCAAGCCTCCCGCCGGGCCCCCGGCTCGCGGTCGAGGGCATCAACATGACCTTCGGCAGCGCCCGGGTCCTGCGCAACGTCTCGATGGACGTGCGCCCCGGTGAGATTCATGCCCTGATCGGGCAGAACGGGTCCGGCAAGTCGACGCTCGCGAAGATCCTCACCGGTCTCTACCGCCCCGACGCCGGCAGCCGTGTCACGGTCGACGGCGTCGACCTCCAGCTGCCGATCCGGCCCGACGAGGCCCGCGCGGCCGGCGTCGCGGTCGTCCACCAGAGCCTGGGCCTGGTCCAGGACTCCACCGTCCTGGAGAACACCCGGCTCGGCCGGCTCACGGGCTCCCGATTCCTGCGCCGGATCGACTGGAAGGCCGAGGCCGCCGCGACGCGAGCCGTCTTCGAGCGCCTCGGCCCGCGGCAGATCCCGCTCGACCTCAAGGTCAAGGACCTGCGCGAGGACGAGAAGGCGGTCGTCGCCATCGCCCGCGCCGTCCAGGACCTGACCGAGGGCGGCGGCCTCATCATCTTCGACGAGTCGACCCGTGCCCTCGGGCGTGAGTCGCTCGAGCGCTTCTTCGGCCTGCTCGACAAGATCGTCTCCACGGGCACCGCGGCCCTCCTCATCACCCACCGCCTCGAGGAGGTCGTCGAGGCGGCCGACCGGGTGACGGTGCTGCGCGACGGCGAGATCGTCGTGGCCGGCAAGGAGGTGGAGGGGATGACCAAGTCCGAGCTCGCCCACCTCATGCTCGGCCGCGAGGTCGAGGGCCTGGAGCACCGTACGCCGGCCTCCGCCGACACGGGCGCCGCGCCGGTCGTCGTCGACTCCCTGAAGGGCCTCGAGGTCCGCGACCTCTCCCTCAGCGTGCGTCCGGGTGAGGTCGTCGGGCTCACCGGTCTCAGCGGCTCGGGCCACGACGACGTCCCCTACCTGATCAGCGGTGTCAGCCGCGCCCAGGGTGGGACCGTCACGCTGCCCGACCGGACCGTGCCGCTCAAGGACCTCTCCCCCGCGAAGGCGATCAGCAGCGGCATCGCGCTGGTGCCCGAGGGCCGTGAGTCCGCGGGACTGGTGGGCGACATGACGGTGACGGAGAACATCTCCTTCCCGCAGACCTGCTCCGTGTCCAGCTCCGGGAAGGTGCGGCCGCTGAAGTCCGGCGCTGAGAAGGCGCTCGCCGCCGACTGGATCGGCCGGCTCGACGTACGTCCGCCGTGGCCGCACGCCGTCGTACAGAACATGAGCGGCGGCAACCAGCAGAAGGTGCTTCTGGCCAAGTGGCTGGCGACCGACCCGACGCTGTTGGTGCTGCACGAGCCGACCCAGGCGGTCGACGTCGGTGCCCGCAAGACCATCGTCGAGGCGGTCCGCGAGGCCGCCGCCCAGGGTCGGGCCGTCCTGGTGGCCGGATCCGACGAGAACGAGCTCGCACTGCTGTGTGACCGCGTGCTCGTGTTCAACAACGGCGTCGTCGAGCGCGAGCTCACCGGGGACATCACCCCGAAGGAGATCGTCGACGCGATCTACACCGGCGGCGAGCGCACCAAGCTCCGCCAGCGCCAGCCCACTGCATGA
- a CDS encoding dienelactone hydrolase family protein, producing MLIRDLPYAYDGTPMLGCVVAPDASDPSADDVRRAGVLLIHDAFGISDEMRDKAQRLADLGHPVLLADVWGERLLPHGNDEIGPLIGGMVADRPTWLGRLHAALAALAGEPEFAGRPLALLGYCFGGSSALELLRTGTRVDGVIAIHAGLDLLEDDWSAPGSAQVLICTGADDPMATGEQRGALHRSLDAAGLDWELQIYSGTTHAFTSPKAADSPVPHLFKYHPRSAARAWDATVRFLADLTENR from the coding sequence ATGCTGATCCGCGACCTCCCCTACGCCTACGACGGCACCCCGATGCTCGGGTGTGTCGTGGCTCCGGACGCCTCGGATCCCTCTGCCGACGACGTACGTCGGGCGGGAGTGCTCCTCATCCACGACGCCTTCGGGATCAGCGACGAGATGCGCGACAAGGCCCAGCGCCTCGCCGACCTCGGTCACCCGGTCCTCCTCGCCGACGTGTGGGGCGAGCGGCTGCTCCCGCACGGCAACGACGAGATCGGTCCGCTCATCGGGGGGATGGTGGCCGATCGCCCGACCTGGCTCGGTCGCCTGCACGCGGCGTTGGCGGCGCTCGCCGGCGAGCCGGAGTTCGCCGGGCGACCGCTGGCGCTGCTGGGTTACTGCTTCGGTGGCTCCTCGGCACTCGAGCTGCTCCGCACCGGCACCCGGGTCGACGGCGTGATCGCCATCCACGCCGGACTCGACCTGCTCGAGGACGACTGGTCGGCGCCGGGATCGGCACAGGTGCTGATCTGCACCGGTGCCGACGACCCGATGGCCACCGGTGAGCAGCGGGGCGCGCTCCATCGCAGCCTCGACGCCGCCGGCCTGGACTGGGAGCTCCAGATCTACAGCGGCACGACGCACGCCTTCACCAGCCCCAAGGCGGCCGACTCACCCGTGCCGCACCTCTTCAAGTACCACCCCCGCAGCGCAGCCCGCGCGTGGGACGCAACTGTCCGCTTCCTCGCGGATCTCACCGAGAACAGGTAA
- a CDS encoding amidohydrolase family protein, with the protein MTVVDINIHHLPEDLFTNEKILNGFLNSAPRGFGEIASVITMEDGKKQLVLEKPKGYPNLNYVEGDYSTEAKLKAMDDAGVDYGVMRVPVWQEWLGLETCQEVNDNAAKIVAESNGRLFSTACVPPWGGKENIYELERCLDNGAVGVQLACHYGELYLDDDVFKPYLKVLNDKKVPVIVHHTPLPVEWKSVIDYQNFRREYGRIIDQGIAVGREVFSGMFDEFPDLKFTHTMLGGNWFAATALLTPHAPKAGEAMQRLSTTGGDKIKQYLENNIFFDLTHPHSWGKVQVEAALKINGADHYMFGSSFPVFRSWMSQGVEFVKNELEISDADREAVLYGNAKKMFNLPI; encoded by the coding sequence ATGACTGTCGTCGACATCAACATCCACCACCTGCCCGAGGACCTCTTCACCAACGAGAAGATCCTCAACGGCTTCCTCAACAGCGCTCCCCGCGGCTTCGGCGAGATCGCCAGCGTCATCACGATGGAGGACGGCAAGAAGCAGCTCGTCCTCGAGAAGCCGAAGGGCTACCCGAACCTCAACTACGTCGAGGGTGACTACTCCACCGAGGCCAAGCTCAAGGCGATGGACGACGCCGGCGTCGACTACGGCGTCATGCGCGTGCCGGTCTGGCAGGAGTGGCTCGGCCTCGAGACCTGCCAGGAGGTCAATGACAACGCCGCCAAGATCGTCGCCGAGTCCAACGGCCGCCTCTTCTCCACGGCCTGCGTCCCGCCGTGGGGCGGCAAGGAGAACATCTACGAGCTCGAGCGCTGCCTCGACAACGGCGCCGTCGGCGTCCAGCTCGCGTGCCACTACGGCGAGCTCTACCTCGACGACGACGTCTTCAAGCCCTACCTCAAGGTGCTGAACGACAAGAAGGTCCCGGTCATCGTCCACCACACGCCGCTGCCGGTGGAGTGGAAGTCGGTCATCGACTACCAGAACTTCCGTCGTGAGTACGGCCGCATCATCGACCAGGGCATCGCCGTCGGCCGCGAGGTCTTCAGCGGCATGTTCGACGAGTTCCCCGACCTGAAGTTCACCCACACCATGCTCGGCGGCAACTGGTTCGCGGCCACCGCCCTCCTCACCCCGCACGCCCCCAAGGCCGGCGAGGCGATGCAGCGCCTGTCGACGACCGGCGGCGACAAGATCAAGCAGTACCTCGAGAACAACATCTTCTTCGACCTCACCCACCCGCACTCGTGGGGCAAGGTCCAGGTCGAGGCCGCGCTGAAGATCAACGGTGCCGACCACTACATGTTCGGCTCCTCGTTCCCAGTCTTCCGCTCGTGGATGAGCCAGGGCGTCGAGTTCGTGAAGAACGAGCTCGAGATCAGCGACGCCGACCGCGAGGCCGTGCTCTACGGCAACGCCAAGAAGATGTTCAACCTTCCGATCTGA
- a CDS encoding fumarylacetoacetate hydrolase family protein, with translation MKIARFHIGDSPTRIGRVDETADGVRITDVSDILGTSLRTILPILPGLTDQVLGAKGTTYALADVVLEAPIDNPQKYLGIGMNYKEHAEEARQAGIPIPENQMWFNKQVSCIVGPYDSIVKPNISDALDYEIELGVVIGQRCKNVSVEDARSVIAGYLVTNDVSVRDWLQKRSPTFTLGKSFDTHGPIGPWLTTDDEIADPLDLQMTLTVNGEVRQDWPTNDMIYNIYEQIAYLTQVFTLMPGDILATGTPSGIGAPTGNFLKVGDVVRAEIQGLGAIENRVVSEG, from the coding sequence ATGAAGATCGCACGCTTCCACATCGGCGACAGCCCGACCCGGATCGGCCGCGTCGACGAGACCGCCGACGGTGTGAGGATCACCGACGTCTCCGACATCCTGGGCACGTCGCTGCGCACCATCCTGCCGATCCTGCCGGGGCTCACCGACCAGGTGCTCGGTGCCAAGGGCACGACGTACGCCCTGGCCGACGTCGTCCTCGAGGCGCCGATCGACAACCCGCAGAAGTACCTGGGCATCGGGATGAACTACAAGGAGCACGCCGAGGAGGCGCGCCAGGCCGGCATCCCGATCCCGGAGAACCAGATGTGGTTCAACAAGCAGGTCTCCTGCATCGTCGGTCCCTACGACAGCATCGTGAAGCCGAACATCTCCGACGCCCTCGACTACGAGATCGAGCTCGGCGTGGTGATCGGCCAACGCTGCAAGAACGTCTCGGTCGAGGACGCCCGGTCGGTCATCGCGGGCTACCTCGTCACCAACGACGTCTCGGTGCGCGACTGGCTCCAGAAGCGCTCGCCCACCTTCACCCTCGGCAAGTCGTTCGACACCCACGGTCCCATCGGACCGTGGCTGACCACGGACGACGAGATCGCCGACCCGCTCGACCTGCAGATGACGCTCACCGTCAACGGCGAGGTCCGCCAGGACTGGCCGACCAACGACATGATCTACAACATCTACGAGCAGATCGCGTATCTCACGCAGGTGTTCACGCTCATGCCCGGCGACATCCTGGCCACGGGTACGCCGTCCGGGATCGGTGCGCCCACCGGCAACTTCCTCAAGGTGGGCGACGTCGTCCGCGCCGAGATCCAGGGCCTGGGGGCGATCGAGAACCGCGTCGTCTCCGAGGGCTGA
- a CDS encoding FAD-dependent monooxygenase — MTDTALDIAIIGAGPAGLLTALRMHQAGLRPTVYEVVPELKPLGVGVDIKTVGTAELDDLGLLEEFRAISVDAEDSIFYNHFGQEIYAEKCGTHMGYLHEQRFVHRGTLQMLLYKVAVERLGADAFHLGAGVNGYSQDETGVTLELQLADGSTATARHGAVIAADGIKSAIRKQMFPELSAPHFSGITMWRGTTLMEPFRGGHTILHIGDPNISSLIVYPIADNFEGTGKTLVNWVAETNGEETIEDWNQVGDISEVIPLFDTVRLPFLDVQEMMRNAREVYLFPLIRHDPLDNWVDGRVVLLGDAAHAMYPRGGNGITQAMLDARVIVNKLVENPDDPHAAFVAYDAARREGVNRIVMNMRGEGYEVIRRMVAERTEGKPFEDVEEVLPLAEADEIFSKYHALVGAPRPGFEAGEATGFRTEHAQTKAKA, encoded by the coding sequence ATGACCGACACCGCCCTCGACATCGCCATCATCGGAGCTGGCCCGGCGGGGCTGCTCACGGCTCTGCGCATGCACCAGGCGGGCCTCCGTCCGACGGTCTACGAGGTCGTCCCGGAGCTCAAGCCGCTCGGTGTGGGCGTCGACATCAAGACGGTCGGCACCGCGGAGCTCGACGACCTCGGCCTGCTCGAGGAGTTCCGCGCGATCTCCGTCGACGCCGAGGACTCGATCTTCTACAACCACTTCGGCCAGGAGATCTACGCCGAGAAGTGCGGCACCCACATGGGCTACCTGCACGAGCAGCGCTTCGTGCACCGCGGCACGCTCCAGATGCTGCTCTACAAGGTCGCGGTCGAGCGTCTCGGCGCGGACGCGTTCCACCTCGGTGCCGGGGTCAACGGTTACTCGCAGGACGAGACCGGCGTGACCCTCGAGCTGCAGCTGGCCGACGGCAGCACCGCCACGGCGCGCCACGGGGCGGTCATCGCCGCGGACGGCATCAAGTCCGCGATCCGCAAGCAGATGTTCCCTGAGCTGTCGGCCCCGCACTTCTCCGGCATCACGATGTGGCGCGGCACGACGCTCATGGAGCCCTTCCGCGGCGGCCACACGATCCTCCACATCGGCGACCCGAACATCTCCTCCCTCATCGTCTACCCCATCGCGGACAACTTCGAGGGCACCGGCAAGACGCTCGTCAACTGGGTCGCGGAGACCAACGGCGAGGAGACCATCGAGGACTGGAACCAGGTCGGCGACATCAGCGAGGTCATCCCGCTCTTCGACACCGTCAGGCTCCCGTTCCTCGACGTCCAGGAGATGATGCGCAACGCCCGCGAGGTCTACCTCTTCCCGCTGATCCGGCACGACCCGCTCGACAACTGGGTCGACGGCCGCGTGGTCCTCCTCGGTGACGCCGCGCACGCGATGTACCCGCGCGGCGGCAACGGCATCACGCAGGCCATGCTCGACGCCCGGGTCATCGTCAACAAGCTCGTCGAGAACCCGGACGACCCGCACGCCGCCTTCGTCGCGTACGACGCCGCCCGCCGTGAGGGCGTCAACCGGATCGTCATGAACATGCGGGGCGAGGGCTACGAGGTCATCCGTCGCATGGTGGCCGAGCGCACCGAGGGCAAGCCGTTCGAGGACGTCGAGGAGGTACTGCCGCTCGCCGAGGCCGACGAGATCTTCAGCAAGTACCACGCCCTCGTCGGTGCCCCGCGTCCCGGCTTCGAGGCCGGCGAAGCCACGGGCTTCCGCACCGAGCACGCGCAGACCAAGGCCAAGGCATGA
- a CDS encoding ABC transporter permease, whose translation MSEAVSLAPVDAATSGSGSTPDAPRPSRPRRDAVWFLSRFAVIGVWIALAVLFSALRPDTFMTSGSFKVIFGSQSALVFLTASLLCTIVVGEFVDMSGASNFGLSAVFVAVMNVNHGWNVWVASLVALALAAFVGFVNGWLVVKMGVNTIVVTLGMSTLLLGFALYLTNLMPVSGLAPDFQKIASQPVLGLPVSFFYGLALMLGFAYLLHFTPLGRNMRFVGENREVSRLAGVRVTRVRWGAFTTGGLLAGIGGVLSAAATGGFDPNVSQSYLLPIFAATFLGTAILQPGRFNPLGTLIAVYFLATGVLGLQLLGATAWVSNVFYGGVLVVAVTLSTLLNRKAH comes from the coding sequence ATGTCCGAAGCTGTCTCCCTCGCGCCGGTCGACGCCGCCACCAGCGGCTCGGGGAGCACGCCCGACGCCCCCCGCCCCAGCCGCCCCCGTCGCGACGCGGTGTGGTTCCTGTCGCGCTTCGCCGTCATCGGCGTCTGGATCGCCCTCGCCGTCCTGTTCTCGGCTCTTCGCCCGGACACGTTCATGACCTCCGGCAGCTTCAAGGTGATCTTCGGAAGCCAGTCCGCGCTCGTCTTCCTGACTGCCTCGCTGCTGTGCACGATCGTCGTCGGCGAGTTCGTCGACATGTCCGGTGCCTCGAACTTCGGCCTCTCCGCGGTCTTCGTCGCGGTGATGAACGTCAACCACGGGTGGAACGTCTGGGTCGCGTCGCTCGTGGCCCTCGCGCTCGCCGCGTTCGTCGGCTTCGTCAACGGGTGGTTGGTCGTGAAGATGGGGGTCAACACCATCGTCGTCACCCTCGGCATGAGCACCCTGCTGTTGGGCTTCGCGCTCTACCTCACCAACCTGATGCCCGTGAGCGGCCTCGCCCCGGACTTCCAGAAGATCGCCTCACAACCGGTGCTCGGCCTTCCGGTCAGCTTCTTCTACGGCCTGGCACTGATGCTCGGGTTCGCCTACCTCCTGCACTTCACGCCGCTGGGCCGCAACATGCGCTTCGTCGGCGAGAACCGCGAGGTCAGCCGGCTCGCCGGTGTGCGCGTGACCCGGGTCCGCTGGGGCGCGTTCACGACCGGCGGACTGCTGGCCGGCATCGGTGGCGTCCTGTCCGCCGCCGCCACCGGAGGCTTCGACCCCAACGTCTCGCAGAGCTACCTGCTGCCCATCTTCGCGGCGACGTTCCTCGGCACCGCGATCCTCCAGCCCGGACGGTTCAACCCGCTCGGCACCCTGATCGCCGTCTACTTCCTCGCCACCGGAGTGCTCGGACTCCAGCTCCTCGGCGCCACGGCGTGGGTCTCCAACGTCTTCTACGGCGGCGTACTCGTCGTCGCGGTGACGCTGTCGACCCTGCTCAACAGAAAGGCGCACTGA
- a CDS encoding GntR family transcriptional regulator, whose translation MPSKADQAFEILKARIMDGTYGPGHRLVIDQLVREHGISSVPWRESLRRLEAEGWIEMVPNVGALVRTFDTDAWQRGLSLVARLGGYATALSAPNLTPVDIEGARALNRQMAEALSAFDPARFGRLNREFHQVLASRCGDSRLADMVENEWARLELIRKAAFWYAPGRAQAALAEHDGILELIESGASPEAIEAATKQHELNTVEAVTKYEAQLAAEGHH comes from the coding sequence ATGCCGAGCAAGGCCGACCAGGCGTTCGAGATCCTCAAGGCGCGGATCATGGACGGCACCTACGGTCCCGGCCACCGCCTCGTGATCGACCAGCTGGTCCGGGAGCACGGCATCAGCTCCGTGCCCTGGCGGGAGTCCCTGCGCCGGCTGGAGGCAGAAGGCTGGATCGAGATGGTGCCCAACGTCGGCGCGCTCGTCCGCACCTTCGACACCGACGCTTGGCAGCGCGGCCTGAGCCTCGTGGCGCGCTTGGGTGGCTACGCCACGGCCCTCTCCGCGCCGAACCTCACGCCGGTGGACATCGAGGGCGCCCGCGCCCTCAACCGCCAGATGGCCGAGGCACTCTCGGCGTTCGACCCGGCCCGGTTCGGTCGGCTCAACCGCGAGTTCCACCAGGTGCTCGCCTCGCGGTGCGGCGACAGCCGCCTCGCGGACATGGTCGAGAACGAGTGGGCGCGGCTCGAGCTGATCCGCAAGGCGGCCTTCTGGTACGCCCCCGGCCGCGCGCAGGCCGCCCTCGCCGAGCACGACGGCATCCTCGAGCTGATCGAGTCCGGCGCCTCGCCCGAGGCGATCGAGGCCGCGACCAAGCAGCACGAGCTCAACACCGTCGAGGCCGTCACGAAGTACGAGGCCCAGCTCGCGGCCGAAGGTCACCACTGA